CATGGCCGATCTGGCCGTGGAGCTCGGCGGCAACAGCCAGCTGAAGACGGCCGGCAAAGGCGACGGCAGGCGCTGGCCGGGGCGTCTGAGCCCGAGCGACCGCTGGATTTCTATCGGCGGCTTCCGCCGGAACAGCGCGTGCAGCACGCCCGCGGTCGCGCGAGAGATCGTCTCCCATCGCCGGACCTCGCCGCGCGAGAGGATCGGCCGTGCCTCGACGAGCTGCATGCCGGCGTGTGCGAGCGCCGAACGCCACTCCGCAACCGTCCAGTAGCGGAGGTGCGCGAGACGCCGATCGAGCGCCTCCAGGTAGCCGGCGCGCGACGTTCCCGGAAGGAGCGGACCCCGCAGACAGCGGTGGAAGCCGATCCCCGGCACAGTGGCGATGAGCGCGCCTCCCGGCTTGAGCACGCGCCCGACCTCGCGCAGCACGGCCTCCAGCCGCGGAATGTGCTCCATGACCGAGACGGAAACGACGAAATCAAACGCCGCGTCCGGCTCCGGAATGTGTTCGCCGGACGCGGTGTGCACCCTGTCGTACAAGCCTTCCTCCCGCGCCAGCGCCGTCTCCAACGGATCCACGTCGAGGCCGGTCAGCCGAAGGGAGCCCCACTGCTCGGTCAGCACGCGCGTGAGCCGCCCGTCGCCGCATCCCAGGTCCAGGCCACGGCCCGACGGAACGGGCCCGCGCGCCAACGCCGCGATCTCCGAGGCGCGCCAGACCGCCGTCGCGGGCTGGAAGGGATAGAGCTCGAGAAACCGCCGCAGCAGGTGCCGATCCATCAGGGCCGGGGCACTGCGCCGAGCGGCGTAGCGTCCGCCGCCCGCTGGTCGCGCGGCGTGCCGCTTCCGGTGTACGTCGTTCCGAGCAGCAGCGCCGAGAACGCGATCTGAACCGCCATGGCAATCAGCAGCAGCCCCAAGAGGGTGAGGCGCGTGAACAGCGGTGTCAGGATTCCGCGATCGTGGTAGAGCCAGTACGAAAGAACGAACGCGTCCGTCGTGAACCCGACCGCGAACAGGATGGCCGCAATGCGAACCGCGCGATCGAACGAATACCACCGGTGGGCCGATGCCATCATCCGCAGGTGCTTCACCCGCCCGGCCGGCATCGTCGCGCCGACCACGAGCCCGAGCGACACGGCCGACGTTCCGACGAGCGACAGCGTGACACCCAGGATCATGTAGTGAATGTCGAGGTTCGTGTCGCCCAGCTCAACCGGTCCGGTCAGCTGGCTGATGGCGAGCACCAGTCCGACCACCAGCATGACCAGCCCGGGCACCGTCAGGGTGTGGTCGGGGGCGTGCCAGAGCAGCAGGCGCAGATGCCGCCAGCCGTCGTGGAACGAGCGGAGATGGGGACGGCGGCCCCGGCGGTCCTTGTAGAAGTCGATCGGCACCTCCCTGATATTCACGCCGTGCACGGCGGCCTTGACGACCATCGAAGAAGAGATCGCGCTCGATGCAGCGCATGCCGCAGTTGCAGTCGGAGATGCGGGTGGCGAACAGGCGATTGAGAATCCACGTCAGGACGGGAGTGCCGAGGTACCGATGGAGCCGCGGCATCGCGCCCGGCTCGATGCGCCCCCTGAGGCGCGAGCCGATGACGAAGCGGGCGCCCGCTCTCGCTTCCGCAAAGAACCGCGGGAGCAGTGAGAAATCATAGGACTGGTCGGCATCCCCCATCAGGACGTACCGTCCGCGCGCGTGACGAAAACCCCACTGCAGCGCGGCGCCGTATCCGCGCGCGGGACACGACACGACGCGCGCGCCGGCCTGCCGCGCGAGTGCGACGCTTCCGTCGTCGCTTCCGTTGTCCGAGACGACCACCTCGCCCGAAATGCCGTGCTGCTGCATCGCCTCGATGGCGCGGCGCACGCAGGCGCCGATCGTCGCCGCCTCGTTCAGGCATGGAATGACAACGCTCAGTTCCAGGTCGGGTGCCGCCATAGTCTCCGGCCGTGTGGGCTCGTCAATGGACCAGGGCATGCCGGACGGCCAGCGCACCCGTCAGCGCGACGGCCAGCAGGATTCCGGTCCCAATCTCTACGTTTATCGGCCGTTCCCCTCTGGGGACGTTAGACATCCACAGCGGCCAGGGACGCGGCAGCCAGAACACCTGAAAACGCCGCATCCACTCGCGCGCGGGCCAGAAGAAGGCTGTGGGGCCCGTGAACTCCATGGGCTCTCCCGCGGTCCATCCCCCGAAGACCGCATACGTGAGCAGGTCCGGGTAGGGACCCGGCCTGAACGCATCCGCCTCCGGCGGCACGCCGTGCCTGATGGCCTCCAGGATCTCGCCCGGGCGGTTCAGCAGCGCGGATTCGCGGAAGTAGAACTGCGGATTTCCGTCCCAGAAAAAGGCCGGGAGGCCGCGTTCGTAGAAGAAGCGGTGGTGATCCACGCTGATGGCCATCACCTGCACGGCGAGGCCGGCGGCGACCAGCACCGGCAGGAGAACCCTGTCGGATCGTGCCCGCACCTGGAACATCGGCAGGCCGAGCGCGAGAAGCGGCAGGATGGGCACGAAGTAGCGCGGCCCCCAGCACCAGTCGCCCGCGAAGAACGAGAGCGATGACACCAGCGCGAGGTGCGCCAGCGACGCGGTCAGGGTGGCGAGCGCCAGCCGCCGCTCGCGCCGGAACAGCTCACGCACGCCGAACAGCGCGAGCAGCACGGGCGGGCTGTAGAGGAATATGGACTTGCCCGGGCTGAACAGCAGCGCGGTCAAGCCGACCAGGGGATCGCCGAGCACCGCGGGGTGATTGACCCCCTTCCCGCTGAAGAGCACGTGCTCGAACCGGACGTAGTTGATCCCGGCCCAGGCGAGCAGGCCGAGGCCGCCCACCCCCATGAAGACGACGTAGCGGATCAGCGCGCGCCGCTGCTGTCCGGCCGCCGGACGGGCCGCGGCGAACGTCGCGAGGCCGAGCGTCGGAAAGAAGATGGCGTAGGCTTCCTGGAAATTCACGAGCACGGCCAGCGCCAGTCCGCCTGCGGCCGCCAGCGGCACCGAGTCGCGGCGCGCTCCCAGGAACGCGAAAAAGCAGGCGGCGAGGACGAAAAAGCTGTGCTGCACCTGGTCGAACACCGACGTGGCGGCCGGAAACGCCAGCGTGGCGAAGGCCGCAACCATGGTCCAGAGGAACGCGGAACGTCGGGAGACTCCGAGCGTCAAATAGAACACGAACAACAGTGCCGCCGTCGCGGCGCCCAACGCGGGGGACGTGAGGGAGAAGAAGAACTGCTGCCGATCGATCGACGCTGCGCCCGAGGCGTCGCCGGCCCTGCCCGCCCCAACGAGCGGCAGCGAGACCACGGAGCCCGCCAGCCCGTATCCGACGTAGTAGCGCCCGCCGCGCCCCCTGGTCGCGCCGCCGCCCAGGTATCGGTCCCGGATCTGCGGCGAGCCGATGTCGAGAAGGTTCCGCGCGACCTCGAAGCGATATTGCCCGTCGATGATGTCGATGCGGCCCGGGGAGGCCAGCACGTAGACCGACGCGACGAGCAGAAAGATCCCGACGGCTGCGGCGGCGCTCCTGTTCACCACGCGCCGCTCAATCAGTACGCCTTCGCGAACCACGCGTCCGCCGGCGACGGCTTGCCGCACTTGACGCACCGGCGGTGACGGTTGGTCGATGCCAGCGGGATATTTCTGAGCGTCGCCTGCGTCTCGGATTTGATCAGCGCCTCGCAGTCCGCGCCGCCGCACCATCCGGCAATGACGAAGCCGGGACGCCCTTCCATCTGGCGCTTGAACTCCTCGTAGTCGTCGGCCTGCGACGTGTGCTCCTCGCGGAACTTCACCGCCCGGGCGAGCAGGGACTGCTGGATGTCGTCGAGCATCGCCGTGACGCGCTCGACCAGCCCCTCCATGGGGACCATCGACTTCTCGCGCGTGTCCCGCCGTGCGAGCACCACTTGCGATTTCTCGAGGTCCTTCGGCCCGATCTCCATCCTGAGGGGCGCGCCGCGCATTTCCCACTCCGCGAACTTCCATCCGGGCGTGTTCGCGTCGCTGTCGTCGAGCAGGACGCGCACGCCGGCGCGGGCGAGCGCCGCCTGCAGCGCCTTCGCGCGTGGCAGCACGGTCTCCCGCCAGTTTCCGCGCGGGATCGGCACGATCACCACCTGGTGCGGCGCGACGCGCGGGGGCAGGATCAGGCCGTGATCGTCGCCGTGCGTCATGATGATGCCGCCGATGAGGCGCGTGGACACGCCCCACGAGGTGGTCCAGGCGTGCTGCAGGACCTTGTCGCGCCCCTGGAACTGGATGTCGAACGCCTTCGCGAAGTTCTGCCCGAGATTGTGCGACGTCCCCGCCTGCAGCGCGCGGCCATCTCCCATCAGCGCTTCGATGGAGTAGGTGCGTGACGCCCCGGCGAACTTCTCGCTCTCGCTCTTCTGCCCGTCAATGACGGGCATCGCCAGCTCGGTCTCGCAGCACTCCTTGTAGAGGGCGAGGATCTTCAAGGTCTCTTCCTGCGCCTCTTCCGCCGTTTCGTGCGCGGTGTGCCCTTCCTGCCAGAGGAACTCGGTCGTCCGCAGGAACGGGCGCGTCACCTTCTCCCAGCGCACGACGTTGGACCACTGGTTGATGAGCACGGGCAGGTCGCGCCACGACTTGATCCACTTCGAGTAGAGCGTTCCGATGATCACCTCGGATGTGGGCCGCACCGCGAGCGGCTCGGCCAGCTCCTCGGCGCCGCCGCGGGTCACCCACGCGACCTGCGGCGCGAAGCCTTCCACGTGCTCGGCCTCGCGCATCAGGAGATTCTGCGGGATGAACAAGGGAAAGTACGCGTTCACGTGGCCGGTCGCCTTGAAGCGCTGGTCGAAGGCCTGCTGAATCAGCTCCCAGATCCGGAACCCGTACGGACGGATGGCCATGCAGCCCTTGACAGGCGTGTAGTCGGCAAGCTCGGCGCGCCGGACGACGTCCAGGTACCACTGCGAAAAATCCTGCGATTGGGGCGTGACCCCTTCGTCCTTATCAGCCATTCTGGTTGTTCTCGATGTCCTCGAAGATGTGTCGTTTCCAGTGTAGATCGTCGCGTGCCGGGAAATCCGTCCGGTAGTGCCCGCCGCGGCTTTCCTCGCGGCGGAGTGCCGCCCGCGCGATCAGGAGGGCGACGGTCAGCAGGTTGGCGACCTGCCACCCGGCGGCGTCCAGGCGGCCGCCGGAGGCACGGTGCGCGCGAAGGCTGTCCCACGCGGGCTCGAACTGCGAGAGCGCGGCGGCAATCCCCTCGCGGTCGCGAAACAACCCGACGCGCCGCCACATGACGTCCCGAATCGTCGCGACGTCGAGCGATGGCCGCCATGGCGCGCCCGCGCCCTCGCCGGGGCACGCGGGCGGCGCCGCGGCGCCCGCCGGCCATGCCGCATCCGGGGCCGTCGGTCCCACGCGCATCGCTTCTCCGGCGCGGCCGCCGAAGACGAGTCCCTCGAGAAGCGAGTTGCTCGCGAGACGGTTCGCGCCGTGCACCGCCGTGCACGCCACTTCACCGGCGGCGTAGAGATCGCGCACGGTCGTGCGCCCCGACGTGTCGGTCCAGACACCTCCCATCATGTAATGCGCCGCCGGGCCGATGGGAATACGATCCCGCGCGAGGTCCAGCCCCGCCTGCCGGCAGGCCGCCGCGATCTCGGGAAACCGGTCGTGCACGAATCGCGGCTCGAGGTGCTGCAACGTGAGGTAGATCGGCCGCCCGGTGCGCTCCGATTCGCGCGCGATGGCGCGCGCCACGCGATCGCGCGGCGCGAGGTCGCCCAGCGGGTCCACGCGCTGCATGAACGCGTCCCCCGCCTCATTCACGATCCGCGCCCCTTCGCCGCGCAGCGCCTCGGAGAGCAGGAACCGGGGCGTGTCCGGCACGTTCAGCGCCGTGGGGTGGAACTGGACGAATTCGAGGTCCCCGACGCGGGCGCCCGCGCGGTACGCGATCGCGACACCGTCGCCGCTCGCCACGGACGGGTTCGTCGTCTCACGATAGACCTGGCCGGCGCCGCCCGTGGCGAGCAGCGTCGCGCGGGCGCGCGCGATCCCTTCCCGCCCGTCCGGCAGCATGAACCGCATGCCGGCGCACCGCCCATGCTCGACGATCGCCTCGACGGCGAGCGCGTGCTGGAGCACGCGCGGCGCGGCGGTAATTCCAGCCCTGCGCCACAGCGTGCGGCCGATCTCGCGCCCCGTCGCGTCGCGCGCATGGAGCACGCGCCGCACCGAGTGCGCCCCCTCGCGCGCGAGCGCCGGACGTCCGCCGCTGTCCCGGTCGAAGGCGGCCCCCCAGTCGATCAGCTCGCGCACGTAGCGCACCCCCTCGGACACGAGGAGCCGGACGGCGGGCTCGTCGCACAGCCCGTCGCCGGCGGCGAGCGTGTCGGCCACGTGCAGGTCGATGCTGTCGTCGGCCCCGAATGCCGCGGCGATGCCTCCCTGGGCGTAGCCCGTGCTCCCCTCGCGCGGGTCGGCCTTGGTCAGCACGACAATCTCGCCCGCGTCGCCCAGCGCGACGATCGCGCGAAGCGCGGCGATCCCGCTGCCAACGATGAGGAAGTCGGTTTCGATCTTCAAACGGTGTACTATCCTATGAACCTCGTCATGGAAACAACTCTGCTCACTGTCAGGGCCGGCGCGCGCTCGTACGAGGTCCAGATCGCGCACGGCGTGGCGCAGCGGCTCGACGACGTGTTCGATGCGGCGGGACTGCCCACGCGGCGGTTCGTCATCTCGTCCCCGCAGGTCTGGCGGCTTCACGGCGAGCGCGTGTTGAGCGGCCTGACCGCCGAGGAACCGATCCTGGTGCCCGACGGCGAGCGGTACAAGAACCTCCAGACGGTGGGACGCGCCTACGAGGCGCTGATTCGAGCGGAGGCGGACCGCGGGAGCGCCATTGTCGCGGTCGGCGGCGGTGTCATCGGCGACATGGCCGGGTTCGTCGCCGCGACGTACCTGCGAGGCATCGCGCTCGCGCACGTCCCCTCCACGCTGCTGGGACAGGTCGACAGCTGCATTGGAGGCAAGGTCGGCGTCAATCACCCGCTCGGCAAGAATCTCATCGGCGCGTTTCACGCGCCCGCGGCGGTTGCGATCGACCCCTCGCTGCTCGCCACGCTGCCGCGGCGGGAGTTTCGCGCCGGCCTGTACGAGGTCGTGAAGTACGGCGCCATCGCCGACGCGGAGCTGTTCGCGCGGCTGGAGCAGGACCTCGCGTCGCTGTTCTCGCGTGATCCGGTCGCGCTTCTGCCGGTCATCGCGGCCTCGTGCCGGATCAAGGCGGCCATCGTCGAGACCGACGAGCGCGAGCACGACGTCCGCCGGTTGTTGAATTTCGGGCACACGGCGGGACACGCCATCGAAGCGGTCACGAAGTACCGCCGCTTCCGCCACGGCGAAGCCATCGCCTGCGGCATGCTCGCCGCGGCGGCGCTCGGCGTCGCGCGCGGCGTCACCGAACGCGAGGCCTTCGAGCGGCTGCAGAAGGTGATCGTGCAGATGGGCCCGCTTCCCCCGGTCGCCGACCTGGCGGCCGGCCAGGTGCTCGACGCGATCCGGCACGACAAGAAGGTGGTGAATCGCCGCCTGAAGTTCGTGGCGATCACCTCGATCGGCAGCGCCATTGTCCTCGACGATGTGATGGAAGACGAGCTGCGCGCGTCACTGCTCGGGATCGGCCTGCGCTGACGCCCGGATCGCCAGCACGCACGCGCGGCTGAAGCGCTGCACGATCACCAGCGGCGCGCGATCTGCCGCGCGGCAGGCGGCGGCGTCGAGCAGGACGACTCGCGTCACGCGATACTCCCGCGCCAGCTCGAGGAAACGCGCCGAGTCTCCGCCGCCGAGCGCGGCGAACATGCGCTCCTGGGCGATCGCGCGGCGGGCGACGTCCACGTATGGATTCGACAGCATCGGGTCGAGCGCGACGACCCTGCGCCCCGCCGCGGCCACGACGTTCTGCGAGGCCTCGTTGACCGACAGGACCACCGTATCGGGCGGCGTGGTACGGCGCAGGTACTCGCCGACGAGCGGCGCGTCGGGCGACCGCCGGAGCGCGATCGCCCGACCCCAGGAGTCCGGGCGATCCACGTAGCCGGGGTACGCGAGGGCCACGGCGGCGACCGAGGCCGCCGCCAGCAGCAGCGGCGCGCGCGTGCCGGCCGCCCTGACGCACAGCCACCAGCATGCCGCGCCGGCGAAGACGGTCACGGCGGCCATCGTGTACCGCCAGAAATGAAATGTGGCCACCACCGGCGGCAGCGATGGCAGCAGATCGCGCGTGAGCCCGTACGCCATCAGGAGCGCCGCGGACCACAGCCAGGCGCGGACCGCGCGCTCCCCGACCAGGAACCAGCCGCCCGCAGCCAGCGCGAAGATCACGAGGTTCGGGACCAGCAGCTCGGGAACGCGCGCGAAGCTCGCCGGCAGCCACGGTTCGCTCGTCATCGGCACGGCGTTGAGGACCTGAAACCGGTAGTGAACGACGATCGAGTACAGGAGCGGGCTCGCCATCGCGATCGCGACGCCGCCCGCGATCGACACCGTCCGCGCGCTGAACAGCCGGACGGCAACCGCGCCGAGCACGAGTGCCGGGGTGGTGTTCGCCAGCAGCAGCAGGCCGGCCGCGGCCCCCAGCACGGCTGCACGGCCGGCGGTCTCCCGCTCGCGCACCCAGAGCGCGAGCCGCACCGCGAGAAAGAACAGGCCTTGCGCGAACGTGGCCGCGAACAGCCAGGGCGAATAGCTGGCCTGGTGCAGCGCCGAATCGTATCGGGAGTTGAAGAACAGGAAGATGAT
This genomic interval from Acidobacteriota bacterium contains the following:
- a CDS encoding proline--tRNA ligase, producing the protein MADKDEGVTPQSQDFSQWYLDVVRRAELADYTPVKGCMAIRPYGFRIWELIQQAFDQRFKATGHVNAYFPLFIPQNLLMREAEHVEGFAPQVAWVTRGGAEELAEPLAVRPTSEVIIGTLYSKWIKSWRDLPVLINQWSNVVRWEKVTRPFLRTTEFLWQEGHTAHETAEEAQEETLKILALYKECCETELAMPVIDGQKSESEKFAGASRTYSIEALMGDGRALQAGTSHNLGQNFAKAFDIQFQGRDKVLQHAWTTSWGVSTRLIGGIIMTHGDDHGLILPPRVAPHQVVIVPIPRGNWRETVLPRAKALQAALARAGVRVLLDDSDANTPGWKFAEWEMRGAPLRMEIGPKDLEKSQVVLARRDTREKSMVPMEGLVERVTAMLDDIQQSLLARAVKFREEHTSQADDYEEFKRQMEGRPGFVIAGWCGGADCEALIKSETQATLRNIPLASTNRHRRCVKCGKPSPADAWFAKAY
- a CDS encoding methyltransferase domain-containing protein, translated to MDRHLLRRFLELYPFQPATAVWRASEIAALARGPVPSGRGLDLGCGDGRLTRVLTEQWGSLRLTGLDVDPLETALAREEGLYDRVHTASGEHIPEPDAAFDFVVSVSVMEHIPRLEAVLREVGRVLKPGGALIATVPGIGFHRCLRGPLLPGTSRAGYLEALDRRLAHLRYWTVAEWRSALAHAGMQLVEARPILSRGEVRRWETISRATAGVLHALFRRKPPIEIQRSLGLRRPGQRLPSPLPAVFSWLLPPSSTARSAM
- the nadB gene encoding L-aspartate oxidase, coding for METDFLIVGSGIAALRAIVALGDAGEIVVLTKADPREGSTGYAQGGIAAAFGADDSIDLHVADTLAAGDGLCDEPAVRLLVSEGVRYVRELIDWGAAFDRDSGGRPALAREGAHSVRRVLHARDATGREIGRTLWRRAGITAAPRVLQHALAVEAIVEHGRCAGMRFMLPDGREGIARARATLLATGGAGQVYRETTNPSVASGDGVAIAYRAGARVGDLEFVQFHPTALNVPDTPRFLLSEALRGEGARIVNEAGDAFMQRVDPLGDLAPRDRVARAIARESERTGRPIYLTLQHLEPRFVHDRFPEIAAACRQAGLDLARDRIPIGPAAHYMMGGVWTDTSGRTTVRDLYAAGEVACTAVHGANRLASNSLLEGLVFGGRAGEAMRVGPTAPDAAWPAGAAAPPACPGEGAGAPWRPSLDVATIRDVMWRRVGLFRDREGIAAALSQFEPAWDSLRAHRASGGRLDAAGWQVANLLTVALLIARAALRREESRGGHYRTDFPARDDLHWKRHIFEDIENNQNG
- the aroB gene encoding 3-dehydroquinate synthase codes for the protein METTLLTVRAGARSYEVQIAHGVAQRLDDVFDAAGLPTRRFVISSPQVWRLHGERVLSGLTAEEPILVPDGERYKNLQTVGRAYEALIRAEADRGSAIVAVGGGVIGDMAGFVAATYLRGIALAHVPSTLLGQVDSCIGGKVGVNHPLGKNLIGAFHAPAAVAIDPSLLATLPRREFRAGLYEVVKYGAIADAELFARLEQDLASLFSRDPVALLPVIAASCRIKAAIVETDEREHDVRRLLNFGHTAGHAIEAVTKYRRFRHGEAIACGMLAAAALGVARGVTEREAFERLQKVIVQMGPLPPVADLAAGQVLDAIRHDKKVVNRRLKFVAITSIGSAIVLDDVMEDELRASLLGIGLR
- a CDS encoding glycosyltransferase family 2 protein; translation: MAAPDLELSVVIPCLNEAATIGACVRRAIEAMQQHGISGEVVVSDNGSDDGSVALARQAGARVVSCPARGYGAALQWGFRHARGRYVLMGDADQSYDFSLLPRFFAEARAGARFVIGSRLRGRIEPGAMPRLHRYLGTPVLTWILNRLFATRISDCNCGMRCIERDLFFDGRQGRRARREYQGGADRLLQGPPGPPSPSPLVPRRLAASAPAALARPRPHPDGARAGHAGGRTGARHQPADRTG